A window of Solanum stenotomum isolate F172 chromosome 3, ASM1918654v1, whole genome shotgun sequence contains these coding sequences:
- the LOC125860908 gene encoding rac-like GTP-binding protein 3 isoform X1, with amino-acid sequence MASSASRFIKCVTVGDGAVGKTCMLICYTSNKFPTDYVPTVFDNFSANVVVEGTTVNLGLWDTAGQEDYNRLRPLSYRGADVFVLAFSLVSRASYENILKKWIPELQHYAPGIPVVLAGTKLDLREDKHFLADHPGLVPVTTAQGEELRKQIGAAYYIECSSKTQQNVKGVFDAAIKVVIKPPQKQKEKKKQRRGCLMNVMCGRKLVCLK; translated from the exons ATGGCCTCAAGTGCTTCAAGATTCATCAAATGTGTCACGGTTGGTGATGGGGCTGTTGGCAAGACTTGTATGCTTATTTGCTATACCAGTAACAAGTTTCCCACT GACTATGTTCCAACAGTGTTTGACAACTTCAGTGCCAATGTGGTTGTTGAAGGGACCACAGTAAATTTAGGTCTTTGGGATACTGCAg GACAAGAAGATTACAACAGATTAAGGCCACTGAGCTATCGAGGAGCAGATGTTTTTGTCCTAGCGTTCTCCTTGGTTAGTCGTGCAAGCTATGAAAACATACTTAAGAAG TGGATTCCCGAACTTCAGCATTATGCTCCTGGAATTCCGGTGGTATTAGCTGGCACCAAACTTG ATCTCCGTGAGGATAAGCACTTCTTGGCTGATCATCCTGGATTAGTTCCTGTCACCACTGCGCAG GGAGAGGAGCTGCGGAAACAAATTGGTGCTGCCTATTATATCGAATGTAGCTCTAAAACACAACAG AATGTGAAAGGTGTATTTGATGCTGCAATCAAGGTCGTCATCAAGCCACCACAAAagcaaaaggagaagaaaaaacaacGTCGAGGATGTCTCAT GAATGTGATGTGCGGAAGGAAGCTCGTTTGTTTGAAGTGA
- the LOC125860908 gene encoding rac-like GTP-binding protein 4 isoform X2 codes for MASSASRFIKCVTVGDGAVGKTCMLICYTSNKFPTDYVPTVFDNFSANVVVEGTTVNLGLWDTAGQEDYNRLRPLSYRGADVFVLAFSLVSRASYENILKKWIPELQHYAPGIPVVLAGTKLGKYLTCSLN; via the exons ATGGCCTCAAGTGCTTCAAGATTCATCAAATGTGTCACGGTTGGTGATGGGGCTGTTGGCAAGACTTGTATGCTTATTTGCTATACCAGTAACAAGTTTCCCACT GACTATGTTCCAACAGTGTTTGACAACTTCAGTGCCAATGTGGTTGTTGAAGGGACCACAGTAAATTTAGGTCTTTGGGATACTGCAg GACAAGAAGATTACAACAGATTAAGGCCACTGAGCTATCGAGGAGCAGATGTTTTTGTCCTAGCGTTCTCCTTGGTTAGTCGTGCAAGCTATGAAAACATACTTAAGAAG TGGATTCCCGAACTTCAGCATTATGCTCCTGGAATTCCGGTGGTATTAGCTGGCACCAAACTTGGTAAGTATTTAACATGTTCCCTGAATTAG
- the LOC125860883 gene encoding uncharacterized protein LOC125860883 isoform X1, translated as MHGKGQRESELCRRSTCCGQHMPVTTTTTVAVGDSSVVSTITADSFCKDGRKVSVGDCALFKPSHDSPPFIGIIRRLKLSEDNNLQLGVNWLYRPAELKLGKGILLEAAPNEIFYSFHRDETPAASLLHPCKVAFLSKGAELPTGISSFICRRVYDISNECLWWLTDQDYIKELQEEVGQLLNKTRVEMHATVQPGGRSPKPMNGSMSTSQLKPGSDNVQSSVTSFPPHVKGKKRERGDQGPESIKRERSIKTEDIDSSQIKAESILKSEISKITEKGGLVNSEGVEKLVHLMQPDRNEKKMDLISRSLLASVVAATENFDCLTRFVQLRGLPVLDEWLQDVHKGRIGESSNTKDGDKSVEEFLFVLLRALDKLPVNLQALQMCHIGRSVNHLRQHKNTEIQRKARSLVDTWKKRVEAEMNIIDAKSGSNQAVTWPSKSRLPEASHSITKNPGCPNDVTKSAVAQLSASRMASIKTSQGETTIKSASLSPGSTKPASSPASGKEGQHRVSVGGSCDVPSAREDKSSSSSQSHNHSQSISGKEDGRSSTAVSMNSIKISTGGSRHRKSVNGYPGSSVSGSQKESPAGRSSHRNPSSEKLPQSAVSGEKTMDVPVLEGSGHKLIVKIPNRGRSPAQSASGGSYEDPTNMSSRASSPVLSEKSDQFDQTLKEKTDADRSNLDTNAESWQSNDFKDILTGSDDGDGSPAAVPEEVRSKIVDDSRKSAEVRAACTSGTEPKSGKLHEASYSPMNALIESCVKYSESSVPMLLGDAIGMNLLASVAAEEMSKSNMVSPSVSPQRNIPAAEDACTGDDAKLKSPPGDISAGDRKNDDTGNGEKLAIASASWSEDKLLSSMSAAMELPGDRKASISPSQETMTGGCNKQFNSPCFDSQMAGEKLEITEKSGEVEKYASSPHSVSEKAIDGELSKQFHEEMVVSREVKVEGALDAKLGGDGTSVLGDKITSAVASSEDQKPSVEVCTYKFDSENKNGVNRVLNIASTGMKPSSVVVNSEKMEGSDKEERLPTSSSGDPTTVRGGRSDEASVNLVNLSEKAKSDQGNVEASVEDKARVETDITTRNQKGEASVERKDVVPVQNSGLLLNQKDRPRFSNAELQKHGESRELNFSAGEADKTKDCGSANEETSFVSTTAPESASKVKFDLNEGFFSDEGKYGDPIILTGPGCLSNVHIMNPLPFAVSSVSCSLPASITVAAAAKGPFVPPEELLRVKGEFGWKGSAATSAFRPAEPRKSLDMPLSSATISRAEASTSKHSRPQLDIDLNVPDERTFDDINGQDSALELISPLDHIANRASLKNEVIDSPAVRCSGGLDLDLNRLDEPGDAGQCSVSSSCRLDGAVFPSKASMIGLPTGDVRRDFDLNNGPGVDESNAEQSLFHDNHQGSMRSQLPASNLRLNNPEMGNLSSWFTPGSTYSTVTLPSILPDRVEQTPFPIVTPGAQRILGPPAGSPFTPDVYRSSVLSSSPAVPFQSSPFQYPVFPFGTSFALPSASFSVGSTSFVDPSSGGRIYTPSVNSQLLGPVGTVSSQYPRPYVVGLPDNNSNCTMDHNRKWGRQGLDLNAGPGVVDMEGREELVSLTSRQLSVAGSQSLAEEHGRMYAVPGGVLKRKDPEGGWDSESFRFKQSWH; from the exons ATGCATGGGAAGGGACAAAGGGAAAGTGAACTTTGTCGACGGTCGACTTGTTGTGGTCAGCACATGCCTGTTACGACCACGACGACTGTAGCCGTCGGTGATTCTTCTGTTGTTTCTACTATTACAGCTGATTCGTTCTGCAAG GATGGTCGCAAAGTTAGTGTGGGCGATTGTGCTTTGTTCAAACCATCTCATGATTCCCCTCCCTTCATTGGAATAATCCGAAGGCTAAAGTTGAGTGAAGACAATAATCTGCAGTTAGGTGTTAATTGGCTTTATCGACCTGCTGAGCTTAAGCTTGGCAAGGGCATCCTTCTGGAAGCCGCACCCAACGAAATCTTTTATTCCTTTCATAGGGATGAGACACCTGCTGCATCACTACTGCATCCGTGTAAAGTTGCATTCCTTTCTAAAGGTGCTGAACTTCCAACAgggatatcctcatttatttgCCGGCGTGTTTATGATATTTCAAACGAGTGTTTATGGTGGTTAACTGATCAAGATTACATCAAA GAGCTACAAGAAGAAGTAGGTCAATTATTAAATAAGACACGAGTAGAGATGCATGCAACGGTGCAACCGGGTGGTCGTTCTCCGAAACCAATGAATGGTTCCATGTCAACATCGCAATTGAAACCAGGTTCAGATAATGTACAGAGCAGTGTAACTTCTTTTCCTCCACATGTTAAGGGAAAGAAAAGGGAGCGGGGAGATCAGGGCCCCGAGTCAATTAAACGTGAACGTTCAATCAAAACAGAAGATATAGATTCTAGTCAAATCAAAGCTGAAAGCATATTAAAGTCTGAAATTTCTAAGATTACGGAGAAAGGAGGGCTTGTGAACTCTGAAGGGGTTGAGAAGCTAGTTCACCTCATGCAGCCAGAtagaaatgagaagaaaatggaTTTGATCAGTCGCTCATTGCTTGCAAGTGTTGTAGCTGCAACTGAAAATTTTGACTGTCTTACTAGGTTTGTACAGTTAAGGGGTCTACCAGTGTTAGACGAGTGGCTTCAAGATGTTCATAAAGGGCGGATTGGTGAATCTAGTAACACAAAAGATGGTGACAAATCAGTTGAGGAATTTCTCTTTGTTTTGCTTCGTGCACTTGATAAGCTTCCCGTGAACCTTCAAGCACTGCAGATGTGCCATATTGGCAGGTCTGTCAATCACTTGCGGCAGCATAAAAACACAGAAATACAGAGGAAGGCACGGAGTTTAGTTGATACGTGGAAGAAACGGGTTGAAGCTGAGATGAACATTATTGATGCCAAGTCCGGTTCAAATCAGGCTGTCACGTGGCCTTCTAAATCAAGGTTGCCTGAGGCTTCTCATAGTATTACCAAAAATCCTGGTTGTCCAAATGATGTGACGAAGAGTGCAGTTGCACAACTTTCTGCATCTAGAATGGCCTCAATAAAGACTTCACAAGGGGAGACTACTATAAAGTCTGCATCCTTGTCCCCAGGCTCAACCAAACCAGCATCATCACCTGCATCTGGAAAAGAGGGTCAGCACAGAGTCTCGGTTGGTGGGTCTTGTGATGTCCCTTCAGCTAGGGAAGATAAGAGCAGCAGTTCTAGCCAGTCTCACAACCACAGTCAGTCGATCTCGGGGAAAGAGGATGGAAGGAGTTCAACTGCAGTGTCAATGAACAGCATCAAGATCTCTACTGGTGGTTCTCGTCACCGGAAGTCAGTTAATGGATATCCTGGATCATCAGTATCTGGAAGTCAAAAGGAGAGTCCTGCAGGCAGAAGTTCACATAGGAATCCTTCTTCAGAAAAGTTGCCACAGTCTGCAGTGAGTGGTGAAAAAACTATGGATGTGCCAGTTCTCGAGGGAAGTGGTCACAAATTGATAGTTAAGATACCCAACAGGGGACGCAGTCCTGCGCAGAGTGCCAGTGGAGGATCCTATGAGGACCCTACGAACATGAGCAGCCGTGCTTCTTCTCCCGTGCTTTCTGAGAAGAGTGATCAATTTGACCAAACATTAAAGGAGAAGACTGATGCAGATCGATCAAATTTGGATACAAATGCTGAATCATGGCAGAGTAATGATTTCAAAGATATACTAACTGGTTCTGATGATGGCGATGGATCACCAGCTGCTGTTCCAGAGGAGGTGCGAAGCAAGATTGTTGATGACAGCAGGAAATCAGCAGAAGTTAGAGCTGCTTGTACATCAGGGACTGAACCCAAGTCTGGAAAACTGCATGAAGCTTCTTATAGCCCCATGAATGCTTTGATTGAGAGCTGTGTAAAATATTCTGAATCAAGCGTGCCTATGTTACTGGGTGATGCTATTGGTATGAATCTCCTTGCCAGTGTGGCTGCTGAAGAAATGTCCAAGTCTAACATGGTCTCACCTTCTGTTTCCCCACAAAGAAACATCCCTGCTGCTGAAGATGCTTGCACAGGCGATGATGCTAAGTTAAAGTCACCTCCTGGTGATATCTCAGCTGGTGACCGTAAAAATGATGATACTGGTAATGGAGAGAAACTCGCTATTGCTAGTGCTTCATGGTCCGAGGATAAACTGCTTTCATCCATGAGTGCTGCAATGGAGTTACCTGGAGATAGAAAGGCCTCCATTTCACCTTCTCAAGAAACAATGACAGGTGGATGCAATAAACAGTTCAACTCTCCCTGCTTTGATTCACAGATGGCTGGAGAAAAGTTGGAGATCACTGAGAAGTCAGGTGAGGTGGAAAAGTATGCTTCTTCACCTCATAGTGTATCTGAGAAGGCAATTGATGGTGAATTAAGCAAGCAATTCCATGAGGAAATGGTGGTGTCCCGTGAGGTCAAAGTTGAAGGTGCTCTAGATGCTAAATTAGGTGGAGATGGTACTTCAGTGTTAGGAGACAAGATCACTAGTGCAGTTGCAAGCTCGGAAGACCAGAAACCATCAGTTGAAGTCTGCACTTATAAATTTGATAGTGAGAATAAAAATGGCGTGAACAGGGTGTTGAACATTGCTAGTACTGGGATGAAACCATCTTCGGTAGTGGTAAATTCCGAAAAGATGGAGGGAAGTGACAAGGAAGAGCGCTTACCGACCAGTTCTAGTGGAGATCCCACCACAGTCAGAGGTGGACGATCTGATGAAGCTAGTGTAAATCTTGTTAATCTGTCTGAAAAGGCAAAATCCGATCAAGGAAATGTTGAAGCTTCAGTTGAGGATAAAGCCCGTGTTGAAACTGACATAACTACAAGAAATCAGAAGGGCGAAGCTAGTGTTGAAAGGAAGGATGTTGTCCCTGTGCAGAACTCTGGTTTGTTACTCAATCAGAAAGATAGACCTCGATTTTCAAATGCAGAATTGCAGAAACATGGGGAATCTAGAGAATTAAACTTCTCTGCTGGTGAAGCAGATAAAACAAAGGACTGTGGATCTGCCAATGAAGAGACTTCTTTTGTCTCTACTACTGCTCCAGAGTCTGCTTCAAAGGTGAAGTTTGACTTAAATGAAGGTTTTTTTTCTGATGAGGGGAAATACGGGGATCCAATCATCCTTACAGGCCCTGGATGTCTATCAAATGTCCATATTATGAACCCATTGCCTTTTGCTGTATCCTCAGTTTCCTGTAGTCTGCCTGCCTCCATTACTGTAGCTGCCGCCGCCAAAGGTCCGTTTGTTCCACCTGAGGAGCTATTGAGGGTCAAAGGTGAGTTTGGGTGGAAAGGCTCTGCTGCCACAAGTGCATTTCGCCCAGCTGAGCCCAGAAAATCACTTGATATGCCGTTAAGTTCAGCAACCATCTCTCGTGCTGAAGCTTCTACCAGCAAGCACAGTCGCCCTCAATTAGATATCGACCTGAATGTACCAGATGAAAGAACCTTTGACGACATAAATGGTCAAGATTCTGCTCTAGAGTTGATCTCTCCTTTGGACCATATTGCTAATCGTGCTTCATTGAAGAATGAAGTGATAGATTCTCCTGCTGTTCGTTGTTCTGGAGGACTTGATCTTGATTTAAATAGACTTGATGAACCTGGTGATGCAGGACAGTGCTCCGTGAGTAGCAGTTGTAGATTGGACGGTGCTGTTTTTCCTTCAAAAGCGTCAATGATTGGCTTGCCAACTGGGGATGTGAGGAGGGACTTTGATTTAAATAATGGGCctggtgttgatgagtccaacgCAGAACAGTCTCTGTTCCATGATAATCATCAGGGAAGCATGCGTTCCCAACTGCCTGCTTCTAACCTCAGACTGAACAATCCGGAAATGGGGAACCTTTCTTCGTGGTTCACCCCTGGTAGTACTTATTCAACTGTGACACTTCCATCAATTTTGCCTGATCGTGTGGAGCAGACGCCATTCCCAATAGTCACACCTGGTGCACAGCGAATCTTGGGTCCTCCTGCTGGTTCTCCTTTCACCCCAGATGTTTACCGGAGTTCTGTATTGTCATCTTCTCCTGCTGTGCCCTTCCAATCCTCCCCTTTCCAGTATCCTGTATTTCCTTTTGGAACAAGTTTCGCACTTCCTTCTGCATCATTCTCAGTTGGATCAACTTCTTTCGTTGATCCTTCCTCTGGTGGAAGGATTTATACGCCATCTGTAAATTCACAGTTATTGGGTCCTGTTGGCACTGTGTCATCCCAATATCCGAGGCCATATGTCGTTGGTCTTCCCGACAATAACAGCAATTGTACCATGGACCACAATAGAAAATGGGGCAGGCAGGGTCTGGACCTCAATGCAGGCCCTGGAGTGGTGGACATGGAAGGGAGAGAGGAGTTGGTTTCTTTGACGTCAAGGCAACTGTCTGTTGCTGGTTCTCAATCATTAGCAGAGGAGCATGGTAGGATGTATGCTGTACCTGGTGGTGTTCTGAAGAGGAAGGATCCCGAGGGAGGATGGGACAGTGAGAGCTTCAGGTTCAAGCAGTCGTGGCATTAA
- the LOC125860883 gene encoding uncharacterized protein LOC125860883 isoform X2, whose protein sequence is MHATVQPGGRSPKPMNGSMSTSQLKPGSDNVQSSVTSFPPHVKGKKRERGDQGPESIKRERSIKTEDIDSSQIKAESILKSEISKITEKGGLVNSEGVEKLVHLMQPDRNEKKMDLISRSLLASVVAATENFDCLTRFVQLRGLPVLDEWLQDVHKGRIGESSNTKDGDKSVEEFLFVLLRALDKLPVNLQALQMCHIGRSVNHLRQHKNTEIQRKARSLVDTWKKRVEAEMNIIDAKSGSNQAVTWPSKSRLPEASHSITKNPGCPNDVTKSAVAQLSASRMASIKTSQGETTIKSASLSPGSTKPASSPASGKEGQHRVSVGGSCDVPSAREDKSSSSSQSHNHSQSISGKEDGRSSTAVSMNSIKISTGGSRHRKSVNGYPGSSVSGSQKESPAGRSSHRNPSSEKLPQSAVSGEKTMDVPVLEGSGHKLIVKIPNRGRSPAQSASGGSYEDPTNMSSRASSPVLSEKSDQFDQTLKEKTDADRSNLDTNAESWQSNDFKDILTGSDDGDGSPAAVPEEVRSKIVDDSRKSAEVRAACTSGTEPKSGKLHEASYSPMNALIESCVKYSESSVPMLLGDAIGMNLLASVAAEEMSKSNMVSPSVSPQRNIPAAEDACTGDDAKLKSPPGDISAGDRKNDDTGNGEKLAIASASWSEDKLLSSMSAAMELPGDRKASISPSQETMTGGCNKQFNSPCFDSQMAGEKLEITEKSGEVEKYASSPHSVSEKAIDGELSKQFHEEMVVSREVKVEGALDAKLGGDGTSVLGDKITSAVASSEDQKPSVEVCTYKFDSENKNGVNRVLNIASTGMKPSSVVVNSEKMEGSDKEERLPTSSSGDPTTVRGGRSDEASVNLVNLSEKAKSDQGNVEASVEDKARVETDITTRNQKGEASVERKDVVPVQNSGLLLNQKDRPRFSNAELQKHGESRELNFSAGEADKTKDCGSANEETSFVSTTAPESASKVKFDLNEGFFSDEGKYGDPIILTGPGCLSNVHIMNPLPFAVSSVSCSLPASITVAAAAKGPFVPPEELLRVKGEFGWKGSAATSAFRPAEPRKSLDMPLSSATISRAEASTSKHSRPQLDIDLNVPDERTFDDINGQDSALELISPLDHIANRASLKNEVIDSPAVRCSGGLDLDLNRLDEPGDAGQCSVSSSCRLDGAVFPSKASMIGLPTGDVRRDFDLNNGPGVDESNAEQSLFHDNHQGSMRSQLPASNLRLNNPEMGNLSSWFTPGSTYSTVTLPSILPDRVEQTPFPIVTPGAQRILGPPAGSPFTPDVYRSSVLSSSPAVPFQSSPFQYPVFPFGTSFALPSASFSVGSTSFVDPSSGGRIYTPSVNSQLLGPVGTVSSQYPRPYVVGLPDNNSNCTMDHNRKWGRQGLDLNAGPGVVDMEGREELVSLTSRQLSVAGSQSLAEEHGRMYAVPGGVLKRKDPEGGWDSESFRFKQSWH, encoded by the coding sequence ATGCATGCAACGGTGCAACCGGGTGGTCGTTCTCCGAAACCAATGAATGGTTCCATGTCAACATCGCAATTGAAACCAGGTTCAGATAATGTACAGAGCAGTGTAACTTCTTTTCCTCCACATGTTAAGGGAAAGAAAAGGGAGCGGGGAGATCAGGGCCCCGAGTCAATTAAACGTGAACGTTCAATCAAAACAGAAGATATAGATTCTAGTCAAATCAAAGCTGAAAGCATATTAAAGTCTGAAATTTCTAAGATTACGGAGAAAGGAGGGCTTGTGAACTCTGAAGGGGTTGAGAAGCTAGTTCACCTCATGCAGCCAGAtagaaatgagaagaaaatggaTTTGATCAGTCGCTCATTGCTTGCAAGTGTTGTAGCTGCAACTGAAAATTTTGACTGTCTTACTAGGTTTGTACAGTTAAGGGGTCTACCAGTGTTAGACGAGTGGCTTCAAGATGTTCATAAAGGGCGGATTGGTGAATCTAGTAACACAAAAGATGGTGACAAATCAGTTGAGGAATTTCTCTTTGTTTTGCTTCGTGCACTTGATAAGCTTCCCGTGAACCTTCAAGCACTGCAGATGTGCCATATTGGCAGGTCTGTCAATCACTTGCGGCAGCATAAAAACACAGAAATACAGAGGAAGGCACGGAGTTTAGTTGATACGTGGAAGAAACGGGTTGAAGCTGAGATGAACATTATTGATGCCAAGTCCGGTTCAAATCAGGCTGTCACGTGGCCTTCTAAATCAAGGTTGCCTGAGGCTTCTCATAGTATTACCAAAAATCCTGGTTGTCCAAATGATGTGACGAAGAGTGCAGTTGCACAACTTTCTGCATCTAGAATGGCCTCAATAAAGACTTCACAAGGGGAGACTACTATAAAGTCTGCATCCTTGTCCCCAGGCTCAACCAAACCAGCATCATCACCTGCATCTGGAAAAGAGGGTCAGCACAGAGTCTCGGTTGGTGGGTCTTGTGATGTCCCTTCAGCTAGGGAAGATAAGAGCAGCAGTTCTAGCCAGTCTCACAACCACAGTCAGTCGATCTCGGGGAAAGAGGATGGAAGGAGTTCAACTGCAGTGTCAATGAACAGCATCAAGATCTCTACTGGTGGTTCTCGTCACCGGAAGTCAGTTAATGGATATCCTGGATCATCAGTATCTGGAAGTCAAAAGGAGAGTCCTGCAGGCAGAAGTTCACATAGGAATCCTTCTTCAGAAAAGTTGCCACAGTCTGCAGTGAGTGGTGAAAAAACTATGGATGTGCCAGTTCTCGAGGGAAGTGGTCACAAATTGATAGTTAAGATACCCAACAGGGGACGCAGTCCTGCGCAGAGTGCCAGTGGAGGATCCTATGAGGACCCTACGAACATGAGCAGCCGTGCTTCTTCTCCCGTGCTTTCTGAGAAGAGTGATCAATTTGACCAAACATTAAAGGAGAAGACTGATGCAGATCGATCAAATTTGGATACAAATGCTGAATCATGGCAGAGTAATGATTTCAAAGATATACTAACTGGTTCTGATGATGGCGATGGATCACCAGCTGCTGTTCCAGAGGAGGTGCGAAGCAAGATTGTTGATGACAGCAGGAAATCAGCAGAAGTTAGAGCTGCTTGTACATCAGGGACTGAACCCAAGTCTGGAAAACTGCATGAAGCTTCTTATAGCCCCATGAATGCTTTGATTGAGAGCTGTGTAAAATATTCTGAATCAAGCGTGCCTATGTTACTGGGTGATGCTATTGGTATGAATCTCCTTGCCAGTGTGGCTGCTGAAGAAATGTCCAAGTCTAACATGGTCTCACCTTCTGTTTCCCCACAAAGAAACATCCCTGCTGCTGAAGATGCTTGCACAGGCGATGATGCTAAGTTAAAGTCACCTCCTGGTGATATCTCAGCTGGTGACCGTAAAAATGATGATACTGGTAATGGAGAGAAACTCGCTATTGCTAGTGCTTCATGGTCCGAGGATAAACTGCTTTCATCCATGAGTGCTGCAATGGAGTTACCTGGAGATAGAAAGGCCTCCATTTCACCTTCTCAAGAAACAATGACAGGTGGATGCAATAAACAGTTCAACTCTCCCTGCTTTGATTCACAGATGGCTGGAGAAAAGTTGGAGATCACTGAGAAGTCAGGTGAGGTGGAAAAGTATGCTTCTTCACCTCATAGTGTATCTGAGAAGGCAATTGATGGTGAATTAAGCAAGCAATTCCATGAGGAAATGGTGGTGTCCCGTGAGGTCAAAGTTGAAGGTGCTCTAGATGCTAAATTAGGTGGAGATGGTACTTCAGTGTTAGGAGACAAGATCACTAGTGCAGTTGCAAGCTCGGAAGACCAGAAACCATCAGTTGAAGTCTGCACTTATAAATTTGATAGTGAGAATAAAAATGGCGTGAACAGGGTGTTGAACATTGCTAGTACTGGGATGAAACCATCTTCGGTAGTGGTAAATTCCGAAAAGATGGAGGGAAGTGACAAGGAAGAGCGCTTACCGACCAGTTCTAGTGGAGATCCCACCACAGTCAGAGGTGGACGATCTGATGAAGCTAGTGTAAATCTTGTTAATCTGTCTGAAAAGGCAAAATCCGATCAAGGAAATGTTGAAGCTTCAGTTGAGGATAAAGCCCGTGTTGAAACTGACATAACTACAAGAAATCAGAAGGGCGAAGCTAGTGTTGAAAGGAAGGATGTTGTCCCTGTGCAGAACTCTGGTTTGTTACTCAATCAGAAAGATAGACCTCGATTTTCAAATGCAGAATTGCAGAAACATGGGGAATCTAGAGAATTAAACTTCTCTGCTGGTGAAGCAGATAAAACAAAGGACTGTGGATCTGCCAATGAAGAGACTTCTTTTGTCTCTACTACTGCTCCAGAGTCTGCTTCAAAGGTGAAGTTTGACTTAAATGAAGGTTTTTTTTCTGATGAGGGGAAATACGGGGATCCAATCATCCTTACAGGCCCTGGATGTCTATCAAATGTCCATATTATGAACCCATTGCCTTTTGCTGTATCCTCAGTTTCCTGTAGTCTGCCTGCCTCCATTACTGTAGCTGCCGCCGCCAAAGGTCCGTTTGTTCCACCTGAGGAGCTATTGAGGGTCAAAGGTGAGTTTGGGTGGAAAGGCTCTGCTGCCACAAGTGCATTTCGCCCAGCTGAGCCCAGAAAATCACTTGATATGCCGTTAAGTTCAGCAACCATCTCTCGTGCTGAAGCTTCTACCAGCAAGCACAGTCGCCCTCAATTAGATATCGACCTGAATGTACCAGATGAAAGAACCTTTGACGACATAAATGGTCAAGATTCTGCTCTAGAGTTGATCTCTCCTTTGGACCATATTGCTAATCGTGCTTCATTGAAGAATGAAGTGATAGATTCTCCTGCTGTTCGTTGTTCTGGAGGACTTGATCTTGATTTAAATAGACTTGATGAACCTGGTGATGCAGGACAGTGCTCCGTGAGTAGCAGTTGTAGATTGGACGGTGCTGTTTTTCCTTCAAAAGCGTCAATGATTGGCTTGCCAACTGGGGATGTGAGGAGGGACTTTGATTTAAATAATGGGCctggtgttgatgagtccaacgCAGAACAGTCTCTGTTCCATGATAATCATCAGGGAAGCATGCGTTCCCAACTGCCTGCTTCTAACCTCAGACTGAACAATCCGGAAATGGGGAACCTTTCTTCGTGGTTCACCCCTGGTAGTACTTATTCAACTGTGACACTTCCATCAATTTTGCCTGATCGTGTGGAGCAGACGCCATTCCCAATAGTCACACCTGGTGCACAGCGAATCTTGGGTCCTCCTGCTGGTTCTCCTTTCACCCCAGATGTTTACCGGAGTTCTGTATTGTCATCTTCTCCTGCTGTGCCCTTCCAATCCTCCCCTTTCCAGTATCCTGTATTTCCTTTTGGAACAAGTTTCGCACTTCCTTCTGCATCATTCTCAGTTGGATCAACTTCTTTCGTTGATCCTTCCTCTGGTGGAAGGATTTATACGCCATCTGTAAATTCACAGTTATTGGGTCCTGTTGGCACTGTGTCATCCCAATATCCGAGGCCATATGTCGTTGGTCTTCCCGACAATAACAGCAATTGTACCATGGACCACAATAGAAAATGGGGCAGGCAGGGTCTGGACCTCAATGCAGGCCCTGGAGTGGTGGACATGGAAGGGAGAGAGGAGTTGGTTTCTTTGACGTCAAGGCAACTGTCTGTTGCTGGTTCTCAATCATTAGCAGAGGAGCATGGTAGGATGTATGCTGTACCTGGTGGTGTTCTGAAGAGGAAGGATCCCGAGGGAGGATGGGACAGTGAGAGCTTCAGGTTCAAGCAGTCGTGGCATTAA
- the LOC125860919 gene encoding uncharacterized protein LOC125860919: MLAARLFGRTFLAAAKSESSAAAAASSSAARTLNPLEQFFEVDRTPEDDKPVVYGRGWKASELRLKSWDDLQKLWYVLLKEKNMLMTQRQMLNAQNLRFPNPERISKVRKSMCRIKHVLTERAIDEADPRRSTEMKRMINAL, encoded by the exons ATGCTGGCTGCTAGACTATTCGGGAGGACATTCTTGGCGGCGGCCAAATCAGAGAGTTCAGCCGCTGCAGCTGCTTCTTCTTCTGCTGCTAGAACCCTTAATCCGCTTGAGCAGTTTTTTGAAGTAGATAGAACCCCGGAAGATGATAAGCCCGTCGTCTATG GTCGAGGTTGGAAGGCTTCTGAACTGCGTCTGAAGTCCTGGGATGATCTTCAGAAGTTATGGTATGTTCTTCTGAAGGAGAAGAACATGTTGATGACTCAACGTCAGATGCTCAATGCTCAGAACCTGCGTTTTCCTAATCCAGAGCGTATTTCCAAG GTAAGGAAGTCGATGTGCCGAATCAAGCATGTTCTTACTGAGAGAGCAATTGATGAAGCAGATCCAAGGAGGTCAACTGAGATGAAGAGGATGATAAATGCTCTATAA